In Camelina sativa cultivar DH55 chromosome 13, Cs, whole genome shotgun sequence, the genomic window tctttcctcctcctccccctcTCTTTCATTCCAGGTTTGTTCCTCTGTCCATACATACACTTCTTCCTCTCTATATGCATCTATCTCCCTCTCTCTAACTGTGTTTCTTGAAAATTTTGTGGGAACAGGGTCTGTTCAGAGGAGGTTACCAAACGGCTCCATATATGTATCATCAAGAACAAAGCAAAGGGACTGGTGTGTTCATCCCTAAATCTTCTCAGCCAAGAAGAAGACCTCATCATTATCAGAAGCAAGGGAAGTATAGTTCCTTCAACGCCAAGCAACAACACTCTCTTCAACAAAACAGACAAGAGTATCAGCAGAATCATGAGAACGCAAGAAGTACTCTCACCACTCACAACAACAAGAGAACCATGAACACTAGCGTCCATGCTTCTATCCCGAGAAGAACCTACGGAGATGCATCATCTATCTAcacttaattaaatttattcTGAAAGATTCATGATTATGTGTGATCAATTCTTAATAGTTAAATTAGATGCAtaagatttatttgttttgtaaatcaGCGAATAAATAAAGGATTGTATAAGGAAGGTCTTGGAGATATGTTCCAAGATTGCTCttgctttttaattatgtaactcTTTCTTTGTTCATCATTTTAGAGATTGactgactttatttttttttccagtttgtAATCTTTTAAggattgaattaaaattaagtaTGTGAATTTTCTTGGTTGATTACAAAACAAGATTGATAGAGGGAATGTGTGAAGACAAGCCCCATGTGAAACTAGCAAATGTtccatgtctctctctctctctccaatcaATCAATGTCTATGGGACATCGCAGACGAGTTTGCCACACTGTCtgaataataaaagaagaagtcaGATCTACTACGAAGTCCAAAAGACTGTCACAAGCTCACACGCCTTCTGTCTTTTGCCACTCACATgcccatctctctctttctttttcttttttctctatgccattattaaaaaaaaaaatctccttaTTCTTTTAGTATTTCTATTTAGAGtaaaataatatgatgatgaaGCTTTCCAAAAAACATCacttctttttctgtttttcataatatatcacatattcacattaattttttctttcttaattaattctaaagagagaaaaaaacgcATGCAAAAAAATTGTAGTTCTTCACTAAAATACTTGTAAGATTTTCTTTATCTACATGTAATTTAATAACAAGTTAACAACCAAATCTCAAcgttacatataaaaaaattgtatccactATCCACTCGAGATTCAGATTCCTCTAAAacattttgttgtttattgctataaaaaaaagattcattttATATTGGTTTAAATTATAATTGGCAGTGGAAATAGTACAATAAATTACTCTTTAATTTAGTTAAGTAATACTCCGTTCTCTGTgtcataaaaattgatgtttagaagtttttacatattttaagaaaacaatgattactgagtttaaatatatttttttctttgactaaagaaatattattta contains:
- the LOC104735982 gene encoding uncharacterized protein LOC104735982: MAMELELDDDVFFADISKQISLLIMDEDEQLNPVSLSSSSPSLSFQGLFRGGYQTAPYMYHQEQSKGTGVFIPKSSQPRRRPHHYQKQGKYSSFNAKQQHSLQQNRQEYQQNHENARSTLTTHNNKRTMNTSVHASIPRRTYGDASSIYT